The following coding sequences are from one Paenibacillus sp. JDR-2 window:
- a CDS encoding FAD-dependent oxidoreductase, which produces MTTNHTNKQIAIIGGGPGGLTLALILQRHGIAATVYEREAQDGNAQRGGSLDIHEDSGQMALKEAGLLEQFQAIARYEGEDFRLFDKTGKIHMDDRAEDGEQGDRPEIDRGVLCDLLLNALQPDTIRYGYKLTEAVELERGQHELHFDNGEKVTADVVIGADGAFSKLRPLLTEAQASYSGLTMVELHVDAKAHPDQAAFNARGKVFALDDNKGILAQLNGDGKIKVYLTFTAEQNWLDTCGIPFDQPKEAKQRLLAYFDDWAEPLRNYIHKSDDLVLPRRIYMLPVGLKWEHKPGITLIGDAAHLMSPFAGEGVNLAMRDSAELALAISGHEDADQAIQAYEKKMYEYSSESAKSSDDNLKLMFSGNAASNLKALFDEIHAQFAQ; this is translated from the coding sequence ATGACAACTAATCATACAAACAAACAAATAGCGATTATCGGCGGTGGCCCCGGCGGACTTACACTGGCTCTTATCTTGCAAAGACACGGCATTGCCGCAACGGTCTATGAGCGGGAAGCTCAGGATGGAAATGCCCAGCGCGGCGGCTCGCTTGACATTCATGAGGATTCCGGACAGATGGCCCTGAAGGAAGCGGGATTGCTGGAGCAGTTCCAGGCGATTGCTCGCTATGAGGGAGAAGATTTCCGCCTGTTCGATAAAACAGGCAAGATCCATATGGACGACAGAGCGGAGGACGGAGAGCAAGGCGACCGTCCGGAGATTGACCGCGGCGTGTTATGCGATCTTCTACTGAATGCATTGCAGCCGGATACGATACGATACGGTTATAAGCTGACGGAAGCCGTTGAGCTGGAACGCGGTCAACACGAGCTGCATTTTGATAATGGCGAGAAAGTGACGGCTGACGTCGTAATAGGCGCGGATGGCGCTTTTTCCAAGCTTCGTCCGCTGCTGACCGAGGCGCAAGCTTCTTATTCCGGATTAACGATGGTGGAACTGCATGTGGATGCGAAGGCGCATCCGGATCAGGCTGCTTTTAACGCGAGAGGCAAAGTGTTTGCGCTTGATGATAACAAAGGAATACTTGCACAGCTAAATGGGGACGGTAAAATTAAAGTATACCTGACCTTTACGGCCGAGCAGAACTGGCTGGATACCTGCGGTATTCCGTTTGATCAGCCGAAGGAAGCCAAGCAGCGGCTGCTTGCGTATTTCGATGATTGGGCAGAGCCGCTCCGGAACTATATTCACAAGTCCGATGATCTTGTTCTGCCAAGACGGATTTATATGCTTCCGGTTGGACTGAAATGGGAGCATAAGCCGGGGATTACGCTTATTGGAGACGCTGCGCATCTGATGTCTCCGTTTGCGGGCGAAGGCGTTAACCTCGCGATGCGCGATTCAGCCGAGCTTGCGCTTGCCATTTCCGGTCATGAGGATGCCGATCAGGCCATTCAAGCCTACGAAAAGAAGATGTACGAATATTCTTCAGAGTCGGCAAAATCCTCCGATGATAATTTGAAGCTGATGTTCTCTGGCAATGCCGCTTCAAACCTGAAAGCATTGTTTGATGAAATTCATGCGCAGTTTGCCCAATAA
- a CDS encoding AraC family transcriptional regulator: MRSFSFLTKMTIFGILLSTLPVLFIGIFSYVTSSSEIQKDVNKGNYQLLVQINANVEQILTTVNHTLNQVINSSVLKQTMSSPLNVSDFTLYGNLRDELLHMQSFDTKLEDVILINNRHNWMIKNSGLYRFDQYPYHDQLNGLIESKEETSWVMNPSGWFYSEESAGNARCEYNISLIKKLPVTERNPYGLIMANIPTCSLQSLLQQDTGKSDTTLVLDDKYRILLHPDHSIIGKNISVLGFEGEPKLNEASGQFRSLLHNQEYSVTYYKSPTNGWIYMSITSIASLTKESKKIGIYTLAVCLLMLLVTMLLAWLGSRRMYSPIQMLLKQMNVRTPEIRQTRKNEFQAIGEQIQQLFQSKTRLESELQQHLKQVRTLFLAKALQGQVKNNDLTEKLERFGYSEQLNSWDVMAVITVQIDSLEDTRYGKPDTELLLFAIHNMIEELIPAANRLGSVTIDHTVVTLIGSASAKDSDFKTALFSLTEQLQQQIQSLLELTISIGISLPFESVSQVPLAYQEGLEALKHRLKLGEGIVMQYENVNQGKHYFNIRYPNHLENDLLDAIKLADKENAKELLHCFLVPVFSAEMSPQEYQLPLVRLLNSLLVVQQESGISLNQIRQGKGSLFEELLKLNTVKEIEDWLWCKVVYPMIQIFMDRQDAQYHNISEKMIDLIHHHYDTDLSLEDCAAKLNYNANYLSSVFRKETNTSFSEYLAAYRFSMAKKWLRETDTPVKDIASRLCYNNPQNFIRSFRKLEGITPGQYREKHVAT; this comes from the coding sequence TTGCGTTCTTTCAGTTTCCTGACCAAAATGACCATCTTCGGAATCTTGTTAAGCACGCTGCCTGTGTTGTTCATCGGCATTTTTTCCTACGTTACTTCTTCTAGCGAAATCCAAAAAGATGTAAACAAAGGAAATTATCAGCTGCTTGTTCAAATTAATGCCAATGTAGAGCAAATTTTAACGACTGTCAACCATACCTTGAATCAAGTCATCAACTCCAGCGTCTTAAAACAGACCATGAGCAGCCCATTAAATGTAAGCGATTTCACCTTGTATGGGAACCTCCGGGATGAGCTTTTGCATATGCAGTCCTTTGATACCAAGCTCGAAGATGTCATCTTGATCAATAACCGCCATAACTGGATGATCAAAAATTCCGGTCTGTATCGTTTTGACCAATATCCTTACCATGACCAGTTGAACGGGCTGATCGAGTCCAAAGAGGAGACCTCCTGGGTGATGAATCCTTCTGGCTGGTTCTACAGCGAGGAGAGCGCCGGCAACGCCAGATGCGAGTATAACATTAGCCTGATCAAGAAGCTTCCCGTCACCGAGCGTAATCCTTACGGGCTGATCATGGCCAATATTCCGACCTGCAGCCTTCAGTCCTTATTGCAGCAGGATACCGGGAAGAGCGATACCACCTTGGTGCTGGACGATAAATATCGCATCCTGCTCCATCCCGATCATTCCATCATCGGCAAAAATATATCCGTGCTCGGATTTGAAGGCGAGCCGAAGCTCAATGAAGCCTCCGGCCAATTCCGCTCCCTCCTCCATAATCAGGAGTATTCGGTCACCTATTACAAATCTCCGACCAACGGCTGGATCTACATGTCCATCACATCGATCGCCAGTCTTACGAAGGAATCGAAAAAAATCGGAATCTACACGCTGGCCGTCTGCCTGCTTATGCTTCTGGTGACGATGCTTCTAGCCTGGTTGGGCTCCCGCCGTATGTATTCTCCAATTCAAATGCTTCTTAAACAGATGAATGTCCGTACACCGGAGATCCGGCAGACTCGCAAAAATGAATTTCAGGCGATTGGCGAGCAGATTCAGCAATTGTTCCAGTCCAAAACCCGGTTGGAGAGCGAGCTCCAACAGCATTTGAAGCAGGTACGTACTTTGTTCCTGGCCAAGGCATTGCAGGGGCAAGTGAAAAATAACGATCTGACAGAAAAGCTGGAGAGGTTTGGTTACAGCGAACAGCTTAATTCATGGGATGTCATGGCCGTTATTACCGTACAGATCGACTCGCTTGAAGATACCCGCTACGGCAAACCGGATACGGAGCTGCTGCTGTTTGCGATTCACAATATGATCGAAGAGCTTATCCCGGCAGCTAACCGCCTGGGGTCGGTTACGATTGACCATACGGTCGTTACGCTAATCGGCAGTGCGTCAGCAAAGGACAGCGACTTCAAAACGGCGTTGTTTTCCTTAACCGAGCAGCTTCAGCAGCAAATCCAAAGCCTTCTGGAGCTGACGATCAGTATCGGCATCAGTCTACCGTTCGAATCGGTAAGCCAGGTTCCGCTTGCTTATCAAGAGGGTCTGGAAGCGTTGAAGCACAGGCTTAAGCTAGGGGAAGGTATCGTCATGCAATACGAGAACGTCAACCAAGGCAAGCATTATTTCAATATTCGTTATCCCAACCATCTGGAGAATGATTTATTGGATGCGATCAAGCTTGCGGATAAGGAGAACGCCAAGGAGCTTCTCCACTGCTTCCTCGTGCCTGTATTTTCAGCCGAAATGTCGCCTCAGGAATATCAATTGCCGCTGGTCCGTTTATTGAACAGTCTCCTCGTGGTGCAGCAGGAATCGGGTATCAGCCTGAATCAGATACGTCAAGGAAAAGGCTCTTTATTCGAGGAGCTGCTTAAGCTTAATACGGTGAAGGAAATCGAAGATTGGCTCTGGTGCAAGGTTGTTTATCCGATGATCCAAATCTTTATGGACCGTCAGGATGCGCAATATCATAATATTTCGGAGAAAATGATCGACCTGATCCATCATCATTACGATACGGATCTGTCGCTTGAGGACTGTGCCGCCAAGCTGAATTATAACGCCAATTACTTGAGCAGCGTCTTCCGGAAGGAAACAAACACATCCTTCAGTGAATATCTGGCGGCTTACCGGTTCAGTATGGCGAAGAAATGGCTGCGGGAAACCGATACGCCTGTTAAGGATATCGCCTCCCGCTTATGCTACAACAACCCGCAAAACTTTATCCGCTCCTTCCGCAAGCTGGAGGGCATTACGCCAGGGCAATATCGGGAGAAGCATGTTGCGACTTAG